A segment of the Staphylococcus ratti genome:
ACAATAGTTAAATGATCAAGATAAGTATTATTTATAGTTTCCGAGCTTCGATATAGAAAGATGTTGAAGGGGGTGGGACAACGAAATCAAATAGATTTCTGTCCCGCATTTAATGAGAGAATAACAGTTAAAAAGTCACAGTAGCTGTCTGGATTGAAACTTCGCTTAGCAGCTCCTTTCAACCCTAGTCAGCCTTGTGGGGGTGGGACAACGAAATCAAATAGATTTCTGTCCCACTCCCTTTTTCTACATACTAAATGGCTTTGTCTGAACGAGCGTTTTACATGTAAGCCAATAACATACTAGTTGGTATGTTTACGCTAATTTACATCTGAAAGGACTTATAAATCGTAACAATTTTATGAAGAGCCGATTTAAAATTATGTTAAAATGATAGAGTGACTTTGTGAGGTGAAAAAATGGATATACTGACGTTAAAACAAGAAGTCATTGATTACGCGCATCAAATTGGAATAGATGACATAGGTTTTACTACAGCTGATCCATTTGATGAACTGAAAAACAAGTTAATTGAATACCATGCGAAAGGTTACGCATCTGGATTTGAAGAATCTGATATCAATTTAAGGACAGAGCCTAAATTATCTCTTCCTTCTGCTCAATCGATTATTGCGATTGCTGTAGGTTATCCGAACAAGCTCCAAAACGCTCCGAAAAGTGTCAGAGGAGACCGACGAGGTATGTTTGCACGTGCTTCTTGGGGACAAGATTATCATTCAATTATGCGACGACGCCTTGATGATTTGGCCGCATTTATTCAATCTAAAGTGCCAGACGTTGAAACGATGTCAATGGTAGATACAGGCGTTTTATCTGACCGAGCAGTAGCAGAACGTGCAGGATTAGGCTTTACGGGAAGAAATGGTTTTGTGATTAATCCTAAGCTAGGAACATGGTCATATTTGGGAGAAATGTTGGTTAACTTGCCTTTCCCTCCAGATGAACAAATTATTGACAGCTGTGGAGATTGTACGATTTGTGTAGATCGATGTCCAACAAGTGCATTAGTTGGTGACGGTCAACTCAATAGTCAAAAATGTATTAGCTTTTTAACGCAAACAAAAGGCTATTTAAAAGATGAATATCGTTATAAAATAGGTAATAGACTTTATGGATGCGATACATGTCAGCAAGTTTGTCCTAAAAATAGAGGAATTAATACTGAACAAGATGATATCATACTTGAACCTGATATTTTAAAGCCGCGACTTGTACCTTTATTACAAATGTCGAATAAAGAATTTAAAGCAACCTATGGGCATTTAGCAGGTGCATGGCGTGGGAAAAAGCCGATTCAAAGAAATGCGATTATCGCACTTGCGCATTTTGAGGAAGTTTCAGCAATTCCAGAATTAAAAGCCGTTGCTGAAGAAGACCCAAGGCCAATGATTAGAGGGACAGCCTTTTGGGCAATTGGACAGATATTAGGAGATGAAGCAAAAGATTATGTGATGTCACATTATGATAATGAACTTGAAGAAGTTCAAAAAGAAATGGTAAAAGGTTTAGAAATGAGGAGACAAAAAAGATGACGATTCACGTTGTATTATATCAACCTGAAATTCCAGCAAACACTGGAAATATTGCGCGTACTTGCGCAGCTACTGAAACACATTTACATTTGATTCGCCCGTTAGGTTTTAGCACAGATGATAAAATGTTACGTCGTGCAGGATTAGATTATTGGCAATATGTAAATATTACGTATCATGATAGTATAGAAGCATTTTTTGAAGCGACAGAAGGTAACTATTATTTATTAACAAAATTTGGCTCAAAAAATCATACATCCCAAGATTTTTCGGATACGCAAACGAACCACTTTTTTATTTTTGGTAAAGAAACGACAGGTTTGCCAGATTGGGTAAAAGATACGTATCAAAACACTGCATTACGTATTCCAATGAATGATAAAGTACGTGCATTAAATTTATCTAATACAGCAGCCATTTTAATATATGAAGCTTTGAGACAACAAGGATATCCAAATTTACAATAAAAGGTTGAGGAGATAAATCATGTCAGAATATGTGATTCAAGGTGGCACAATTTATACAGAAGATGGCACAATTGAAGAAGGCCATATTAAAATTAAAGATGGCATCATCGAATATATTGGTCATTCACTTTATAATGGTGATTTAGAAGTCATACATGTACCTAATAGCCATATTCTTCCTGGATTTATAGATCTTCATATTCATGGTGGATATGGACATGATGCGATGGATGCCAGCATGGATGGGTTAAAACACCTGTCTGAGCATTTGCTTTCTGAAGGAACGACGAGTTACTTAGCTACAACGATGACACAATCTAATGAAGCCATTACAAAAGCCTTAAATAGCATTGCTGCATATAAACAACAACAATCTATCAAAGAGGCAGAAATTTTAGGTGTACATTTAGAAGGACCATTTATTTCTGAAAATAAAGTAGGCGCACAAAACCCAAAATTTGTACAGCGTCCTACAATTCAACAATTAGATACGTTTCAAAAAGAAGCGGACCATTTAATTAAAGTGGTGACCATTGCACCTGAAGTAGAAGGTGCGCACGAAGTGATTCGTCATTTTAGTAAAGATATTATTTTTTCTATCGGTCATACGGTGGCGACATTTGATGAAGCGAATGAAGCGGTTAAATATGGAGCGAAACATGTGACGCATTTGTATAATGCGGCTACGCCATTTACGCACCGCGATCCTGGCGTGTTTGGTGCAGCATGGACCAATCCTTTCTTACATTGTGAATTGATTGGGGATGGTATTCACTCACATCCGGATTCTGTAAATATTGCTTTTAAAATGAATGGTATTTCCAACATGTTTTTGATTACTGATGCTATGCGTGCAAAAGGCTTAGGTCCTGGTAAGTATGATTTAGGTGGACAAAATGTCGTTGTTACAAATGAAACAGCGAGACTAGAAAGCGGTGCGCTTGCGGGTAGTATTTTAAAAATGAATGTAGGTCTCAAAAATTTAATTCATTTTACTAAACAGTCATTAGAAGATTTATGGAGAGTAACAAGTTATAATCAAGCTAAGGCATTAAACATACTACATCAAAAAGGAAGTTTACAAGAAGGTAAACATGCCGATATTGTCATTTTAGATAATGATATCAATGTTTTAAAAACAATCAAGATGGGGTATGTATTTAATAATGTTAATGACAAGAATGCATAAATAGAGGAGTGTACGAATATGGCAATGAACTTTAAAGTATTCAAAAACAAAGATACTGCAGCAATTTATACAGCAGATATCATTAGAAAACAATTCAACAATAATCCAACTACAATTGCTGGATTTCATTTGAGTAATGAAGATGCACCAGTTTTAGATTACTTAAAACGAAATGTTGATGACCATGCCGTAGATTTTAGTCAAATTCATATTTTAGACTATGATAAAAATGCGTCTTATTTCAAAGCGCTTGGTGTACCTGAAAAACAAATTCATGAGATTCCTGAAGATGACGATGTTGAAAAATTCATTGAGCATAAAGCGAAAACGAAAGATAATAAAGGGAAATTGACATTACAAGTCGTTTCTATCGACAAAAAAGGTGAATTTGGTGTACCTGTGAATAATGGTTTAAAACCAGCACGAGAAATTTTTGTAGTCGTTACGGGTAGCGACAAAGCAGATATCGTTAAAAAATTATATGAGGATAATGGCAATACAAGTTTTATTCCTTCAAGTTTAAAAACACATCGTATGGTAAATATTGTGCTTGATGAAGCAGCGGCACAAGGATTACCGGATGATGTTCGAGAATATTTCACTTCTCTATATGCATAATGAGAATAGGGGGGACAGCATGACAGAGGACAAGCACATCGATCATGAGAACGAAATGGTTGACGATTTTGACGATCTTGTTGATTTAGGAAAAGAAATGGAACAAATTTCTGAAGCGAATGATCAAGAAAAGTTTGATCAATCACACGACCCTAACGTACGTTCAGATAAGTAAAAATCATTCATATTGTTAATATTGAGCTGAGGCATGGTGATGTCTTGGCTTTTTTTACTTTTGACCTGTCATTGTCTTATGAAACAAGATAAATTATAATAAAACAAACTGTTAACATGATGAAAGGTGTTTATTTATGAAATTACAACGTTTATGGGTGCCGTTACTTATTGCGTCTACAATTATTAATTTAATATCTATAAAAGGCTTTCCACTCGCATTAGGTACGTTATATTTACCTGTACTATTCAAAGTTGTTCAAATGCAAATGAATTTATCAAAAGGCTTATTGGATGAAAAGGTAAATGCGAACGTATTTATACATAATAATCAAAAAGGTATTGTGATTAGCGTGTTATGTTGTTTGGCGATTACTGCTGCGCTGTTCATCTATTTAAAGGATTTTTACTTGTCACTTACGGGTGTATTAGGGTTCTTCATTACGCTTAGTCCATTGACACTCACATTAGGAGTAGTGCTGTATATTTTAACAGCCATTGCTGTTGTCCAAGCTGTAAAATATAAATTTGCAACAGGACCAATAAAAAATAAATAAGCATATCAAAAAAGATGAAAGTACAAAAACGCTTTCATCTTTTTTGTGTTCTTAGGCGAAGGGCGATTGAACCTTGTTTTTATTTAATGCTATAATTTAAATGAAGATAGATATATTTTTTAAAGGGGAGCGAATCTAAATGTCAGTAAGAATTGAACACGATACTTTTGGTGAAATTGAAGTACCTGCAGATAAATATTGGGGTGCTCAAACGCAAAGAAGTAAACAAAATTTTCCTGTAGGTAAAGAAAAAATGCCTATTGAAGTGGTATATGGTTTTGCACAGTTAAAACGTGGTGCAGCTTTAGCGAATAACGAGTTAGGCAAGTTAAGTGATATTAAAAAAGACGCTATTGTCCACGCATGTGACCGTATATTAAAAGGTGAGTTAGACGAACATTTTCCACTTGTTGTATGGCAAACGGGAAGCGGTACGCAAAGTAATATGAACGTTAACGAAGTGGTAAGCTATGTAGCGAACGAATATTTAAAAGAACATGGCAGTGAGGAACATATCCATCCAAACGATGATGTGAATAAATCACAAAGTTCTAACGATACTTTCCCAACAGCAATGCACGTTGCTTTGTATCATGAAATTGAATCAAAATTAGAACCTGCATTAAAAGGATTACGTGATACGTTCTACAAAAAAGAGCAAGATTTTAAAGACATTATTAAAATTGGACGCACACATCTACAAGACGCGACACCGATCACGTTAGGACAAGAAATTAGCGGATGGCGTTATATGCTGGATGTTTGTGAGCGATTACTAACAGAATCTAAAAAGCATATTCTTAATTTAGCAATTGGTGGTACAGCTGTAGGAACAGGCATTAATGCACACCCAGAGTTTGGCAATAAAGTAGCGCATTTTATTTCAGAAAATACTGGTTATCCGTTTGTTTCATCTGAAAATAAATTCCATGCCTTAACAGCGCATGATGAAGTAGTGCAATTACACGGTTCATTAAAAGCACTAGCAGGAGACTTAATGAAAATTGCGAACGATATCCGCTGGTTAGCTTCAGGCCCTCGTGCTGGTTTAGCAGAAATTTCGATTCCAGAAAATGAACCAGGTTCTTCAATTATGCCAGGTAAAGTGAATCCAACACAATGTGAAATGTTAACAATGGTGGCAACTCAAGTTATGGGTAACGATACAGTAGTAGGTATTTCAAGTTCTCAAGGTAACTTTGAATTAAACGTATTTAAACCAGTTATTTTACACAACACGTTGCAATCTATTTATCTATTAGCGGATGGAATGAATACATTCAATGATAATTGTGCTGTTGGAATTGAACCTATCGAAGAAAATATTGATAATTACTTAAACCGTTCTTTAATGCTTGTTACTGCTTTAAACCCACATATTGGCTATGAAAAAGCAGCTTCTATTGCGAAAAAAGCTCACAAAGAAAGTTTGACATTAAAAGAAGCAGCCATTCAATCTGGTCATCTTACGGAAGAACAGTTTAATGAGTGGATTAAGCCGGAAGATATGGTTCATCCGAAATAATTAAGGAGGCTTTTCATCAATGGAAAGGAACGGTTTAATTGATATCGGATCCAATACGATTCGTTTAGTTATTTTTCAATTTCATCCTGATACAGGGCTTAATGAGATACAAAATATTAAAACACCGGCAAGACTAAGCCAATATTTAGACGATGATCATCGTATGTCGGATGAAGGAATTGAAGTTTTAACAGAAGCTTTACACAGCTTTAAGAAAGTTTCTGATAAATTCAAAGTTGAAAATTTGTTTCCGATCGCTACTGCTGCCATTCGACAGTCAACAAATCAAAAAGAAATTATTAAGCATGTAAAAAAGAAAGTTGGCATTGACATCATCATTATCCCAGAAGAAGATGAGGCGTTTTATGGCTCATATGCCGTGACACATACGACTGGGATTGACAATGGTATTACAGTAGACATTGGTGGAGGGTCTACCGAAGTAACATATTTTGAAAAACGTAAAATTAAACAAGCTACAAGCTTTCCTTTTGGTGTCGTGACTTTATCGCGCATGTTTTTTGAAGATAAAGCGCATAATGACAAAGATGCTATTAAAAAAATGGAAAAGTTTTTAAAAGGCGAATTTAACAAATTAAATTGGATTGCCAACAAAGCAATCACGCTTGTAGGTATTGGAGGATCTGCTCGAAATTGTGCACGTATCCATCAATCTTATCATCAATATCCTATTGCAGGTGTGCATGGCTATACGATGGCTTTTGATGGTTTAAAAGAAGTATATCAATTGTTAAAGAAGACGTCTCGTGAAGATTTAACGCATTTAGATGGGTTAAGCCGTGATCGCGCAGATATCATTTTACCGGCAGTTGCCGTTTTTAATGTATTGTATGAAATGATTGATGCTAAAGCTTTTACGTTTTCAAGAAAAGGTATTCGTGAAGGATTTATTATGAATCAAATTGCGAATGCTTATCCGGGAGAATTTTCAAAAAATCATGTACGACAAGATGCGTTAAAACATTTAGCAAATGAGTATCACATTGAGCAAAGTGGTGCGAAGCAAAGAGTGAAACTAGCTTCTTCGTTGTTTGATCAAATTGTAAAACTGAAAAAAGTAGATATGGATGATACGCTGAAGCAACTTTTTTTAGAAGCTGCCTATTTGTATTATCTTGGAAAATTTGTAGATTCAGACTCAAGTTCACAGCATACTTATTACCTTATCGCAAATTCAAGTATCAATGGGTTATCCCATAAGGAACGGGTCACGTTAGCTTTACTAGCAAGCTTTAAAAATAAGACACTATTGAAATTTTATAGTGATGAAACAGGTTGGTTTGATTCAAACGAATTAAGTGATATACAAACTTTAGGGGGCATAGTGAAGTTTGTAAATGCAATGAATATTTCGAATACCAATACAGTGAATCAATTGGCATTATCTAAAGATAAAGAGGGATACCAACTTGATGTATATTATCAAGGCGAACCTATCGCTGAAGAATACCAAACACTTCGGCAAAAAAAGCACCTAGAAAAAGTACTCAAGGAGAATGTTAAAATTAATTTTACAAAATCTTAATCGTGGCTCTATGTTTAAAGAAAAGCATGGTATGTTATTCTAAAATTAAGTATGAAAAGACCTTTGGGGATATATTAATGAGGTGAAATTAACAAGTGACGAATACGAATAATAATTTAGACATTAATCACCCAAGTTATTATAATAACCGGGAAGTCAGTTGGTTAGATTTTAATTATCGTGTGCTACAAGAAGCATGCGATACATCCAATCCTTTATTGGAACAGCTTAATTTTATTGCTATAGGAAGTTCAAATTTAGATGAATTTTTTATGGTGCGCGTTGCGGGTTTAAAAGACCAAGTCAAAATGGGATTTGACAAGCCTGAGAACAAAACACAAATGACACCTTTAGAACAACTCGCTGAAATAGAGAAGAAAAATCGTAAAAATGTTGCATTTCAATACCAAAGGTTTAATGAGTTGGTAGAAGAATTAAAGACTTATGATGTTTTCTTAAGTCGACCAGAAGCGTTAAGCGATGAACTGATTGAGCGATTAGAAGCCATCTTTTTAACTGAAATTTTACCTACGTTAACACCATTAGGTATCGATGCATATAGACCATTTCCAAAGTTAAACAATAAAACACTCAATATCTTTGTGGATATAGATACTGGAAATGAAATTAACTCCGCGATTGTTCAAATTCCTGCTCTGTTAAAACGCTTTATATCAATTAACGAGGGGAACAAGCATTATATCGTTTTAATTGAAGATTTAATCAGTTATTTTATGAGTCATTTATTTCAAGGATACGAAATTCTTCACACGTATACTTTCCGTATTACGCGTAACGCTGACTTAACGATACATGAAGACGGTGCTGAAGACTTACTCATTGAAATTGAACGCTTTTTAAAAGAACGTAAAAGTGGTGCAGCAGTAAGGCTTGAAATAGACAACCGTTATCATCCAGAAAACAATTTGGATTGGTTGGCAAGTATTCTTGAATTAGAAAAAGAAGATGTCTACCTTACGGATGGTCCGTTAGATTTAACGATGGTATTCGAACTAGTAGACCATTTATCTCATAAATTAAAACATCTAAAATATCAACGTTATACACCACAAGTACCACAGTCTCTAGGAAATAATAATATTTTTGATTTAGCAATGAAACGAGATATATTTTTCCATCATCCATACGAGTCATTTGATCCTATCGTAGACTTTATTCAAGAAGCTTCTGAAGATCCGAATACGATTGCGATTAAGCAAACGTTATATCGAGTAAGTAGTGATTCACCAATTATTGAAGCGTTAAAAAATGCGGCTGAAAATGGTAAACAAGTTACGGTATTGGTAGAATTGAAAGCTCGTTTTGATGAAGAGAATAACGTCCATTGGGCACGCATGTTAGAAGATGCAGGATGTCATGTGATGTACGGGATGACTCATCTAAAAACACACAGTAAGATTACACTTATTGTAAAACGTATCAATGGCCAACTCGTTCCATTCGTTCATCTTGGAACTGGCAATTATAACGATAAGACTGCTAAATTGTATACAGATATGGGCATTATTACGACGAATAGTGATATTGGTAAAGACGCGATGAGTTTCTTTAACTATTTAAGCGGCTATTCAATTAAGCCAGATTATCAACAGTTAAATGTCTCGCCTTATGAAATACGTGATTTATTTATCGAACGTATTGAAGAAGAAGTACAAAGTCATTTAAAACATGGTAACGGTAAAATGATAATGAAAATGAATTCACTCACAGATAAAGCATTGATTAAGAAATTATTTGAAGCTTCTCAAGCAGGTGTACAAATTAAATTGATTATCCGTGGTATTTGTTGTTTGAAGCCGGGGATACCGGGTGTGAGTGACAATATTGAAGTCGTGAGTATTGTAGGTCGTTTATTAGAACATTCTCGAATTTATTATTTCTATAATAATGGAGACGAAAAAGTTTATTTATCTTCAGCGGATATGATGACACGAAATATGATTAAACGTGTGGAAATTTTATTTCCAGTGTTAAATCAAAAAATTGCACGTCGCCTTGTTTCCTATTTGGAATTACAGTTATCGGATAACCAAAAAGGCCGTTATCAAGATCGTTACGGTGTTTATCATTATATTCAAAATGATTTACCGCCGAACAATTCTCAAGAAAAGTTAATGGAAGAAGCGGTGGAATTTGGTTTGAATTTGAAAAAAGAAAATATTGTTGAAACCGGACAACCTGTGCGACCTAAATCGAATTGGGTCAATCGTTTCAGAAAAAAATTCAACCGAAAATAAACTTAAAGCATCTGTCGTGTATGCGTACACGGCAGATGCTTTATTATGCATTGGCGTCATCTAAAGTGACATTGATTTCTTGTTGTAAAATAGGGTGCGTAAATTGGACTTGGTAACTTTCAAGTTTCAATTGGCGCAAAGTCGATTGACTATACAATGGGTCACCAATAACAGGGTAACCGATAGATGCTAAATGCACTCGAATTTGATGTGTACGACCCGTATCTAATTTTAGATGTACTTCACATACACCTTCTTTAATCATTTTAGATTTTAAAATATGTGTGACAGCACGTTGGCCCGTTGGCGAAATACGGCGTTTATTTGGATGAAATTTATCTTTACCAATCGGTTGATCAATTGTTTGAGCTTTGAGCGGTAAAAGACTTTTCACTTGTGCACGGTAGATACGGTGAATATGGTTATCTTCTAACATGCGATCTAAAACCTTTTTGACAAGCGCATTTTTAGCAACGATAAGCAAACCAACCGTTTCTTGGTCAAGTCGATGAATCGGCTCAACATAATCTGTATCTAACGTGTAGATAATATGATTCATTAGCGTATTGCTTTCTTTTAAATCATTAGGGTGTGTTTTAACACCTTTAGGTTTTAATACGATAGCGAGATAGTCATCTTCATAAACAATTTGAGCATGACGATAGCTAGGGACATATTGACTTTTGTCAGAAGAAGATGGAAGTATCACCTCATCACCCGTATGGATAACTTCGTTCAATGAAGCGGGCGCACCATTGATTTGGATCTCTTTGGACATGTTAAGTAAGTGTAGTTCTTTTTTTGGTAAATTTAATGACTTGAACATCTCTCTTAAAGTCATTTGATTGAACGGTTCTGCTACTGTAAATTTCATAATAGCCTCCTTATCTCAATCATCATACCATATTTATATCTTTAAAGTGTGAGAAAATTTTATTATTCAACAGATAAGCAGGTTATTTTGCGAAAGAGATATAGGCATATTATAGTGAAAGATCAAGTATAAGCGTTTTGCGGATAATGCGTTCATGTGTATACTAATAGATAAGTAAAATGTTGGAGTGAAACGTATGGAAAAACCGACACGTCTTGCATTGTTAAAAGAAATTGCGGAATTTTTAAATGAGGAAACAGAACTTGAATCGATGTTGCATGGGGCGTTAGAGTCGTTAATTAAAGGGAGTGAGTTTACGACAGGCTGGGTCTTTTTTATCGACGAAAATGGCGCACATACCCTTGAAGCTGAATACGAATTGCCACGTGCATTGACAAATCATGAATGTAAGTATATGACAGAAGGGGCGTGTTGGTGTGTTCAGTCATACCATAATAAAAAATTAACGAAAGCGTCTAACATTATTAATTGCTCGAGAATTAATTTGGCGAGTCAAGAGTTTACTGAAGAAACAGATGACATTACACATCATGCGACGGTACCTTTACGTTCAGGTAATGAACAGTTCGGTTTACTTAATGTAGCTACGCCGCATACGACACATTATTCAGATGAAGATTTAGAATTATTGGAGTCTGTAGCTTTTCAAATTGGTTCAGCGATTAAACGTATTGATTTAACAAATCAAGAAAAAGAAGCAGCTTTAATCAATGAGCGTAATCGTCTCGCGCGTGATTTACATGACTCTGTAAATCAGATGCTATTCTCTTTAAAATTGACCGCACATGCGGCAGGTCAAATCTCTAATGAACCGACCTCTCAAAAGGCATTTTCACAAATTGAACAAACGAGTCAAAATGCCGTAAATGAAATGCGCGCATTAATATGGCAACTCAAGCCAGTAGGATTAGAGCAAGGACTCGTACATGCCATTAAGCAATATGCGAAATTAATTCACATTCATGTTGAAATAAAAGTCCACGGCTTAATCGATTTAGATCGAAAAGTAGAGATGCATACGTATCGTATTATTCAAGAAGCGATGAATAATAGTAAAAAACATGCAAATGTTTCTGTCGTTTACGTTA
Coding sequences within it:
- a CDS encoding GAF domain-containing sensor histidine kinase produces the protein MEKPTRLALLKEIAEFLNEETELESMLHGALESLIKGSEFTTGWVFFIDENGAHTLEAEYELPRALTNHECKYMTEGACWCVQSYHNKKLTKASNIINCSRINLASQEFTEETDDITHHATVPLRSGNEQFGLLNVATPHTTHYSDEDLELLESVAFQIGSAIKRIDLTNQEKEAALINERNRLARDLHDSVNQMLFSLKLTAHAAGQISNEPTSQKAFSQIEQTSQNAVNEMRALIWQLKPVGLEQGLVHAIKQYAKLIHIHVEIKVHGLIDLDRKVEMHTYRIIQEAMNNSKKHANVSVVYVNLTQVQDCLKVQIYDKGQGFSPHEFEDKGGHHGLSHMKQRAALLNAHISILSLPHVQIDLEVPLQYKGSE